The DNA segment GCGATCAGCTTCGCCGCCATCGGGTCGTGATGCATGCCGATCACCGAGCCGTCGGCGACGCCGGCGTCCAGGCGCAGGCCGGGCTGGGCGAGCGGGCGGAACGAGCCGGCCACGTCCGGCACGGCGAACCGGTGCAGGGTGCCGGCGGCGGGCAGCCAGGCGTACGCCGGATCCTCGGCGCAGATCCGCACCTCGATGGCGTGCCCGCGGATCGGCGGCGGCCCAGGCATCGGCAGGCTGCCGCCCTCTGCCACCAGCAACTGCAGCCGGACCAGGTCGTAGCCGGAGACGCACTCGGTGACCGCGTGGTCGGCCTGCAGCGTCGGCGTCAGCTCCAGGAACCAGAACTTGCCGTCAGCGTCGAGCAGGAACTCGACGGCCCCGGCGCCGACGTACCCGAGGGCGCGGATCACGACGATCGCGGCCCGGCACAGGTCCTCGCGCAGCGCCGCGTCAACGGCCGGCGACGGCGTCTCCTCGACGATCTTCTGGTAGCGGCGCTGGACCGAGCACTCGCGCTCGCCGAACGGGACGACCGAGCCCTGCGCGTCGGCCAGGATCGGGATCTCGATGTGCCGGACGTTGCTGACGTACGGCTCGCAGAAGACGTCCCCGCCGACCTCGCGCCGGGTGGAGGCGACCGCCTCGGCCAGCGTCGACGCGTCGCGGACCACCCGCATCCCGACGCCGCCGCTGCCGGTCGCCGGCTTGATCAGCACGGGGAACCCGGGAACCGTCTCCGGGTCGGTGAAGGTGGGCAGCACCGGCACCCGGGCCTCGGCGACCAGCTGCTTCATCTCGGTCTTGACGCTCAGCGCCCGCAGGGTGGCCGGGGTCGGCCCCACCCAGATCATCCCTGCCTCGACGACGGCGGCCGCGAAGTCGGGGTCCTCGGCGAGCACGCCGACGCCCGGGTGCACCGCATTGGCCCCGGCCCGCTGCGCGGCCGCGATCAGAGCCTCGGTACGCAGATAGGTACTGGAGGGGGTGTTCCCCGGAAGATGGACCGCGTAGTCGGCCTCGTCGACGTGTGGCGCCGCGGAGTCGATGTCGGAGTAGACGGCGACCGTCTCGATGCCGACCAGCCGGCAGGTGGCGAACACCCGGCGGGCGACCTCTCCACGGTCGGCCACCAGAAGTCGTCGAATCACTGCACTACCTTTCAAGGTCGGAATACACCGACGTGTCCGGCACCCTCAACGGCGGCGCTGTGCACCGCGGAGAGACAGAGGCCGAGGACCGTACGGGTGTCGCGGGGGTCGATCACGCCGTCGTCGGCGCAGGTGCGGCCCTTCGCGG comes from the Actinoplanes sp. OR16 genome and includes:
- a CDS encoding biotin carboxylase N-terminal domain-containing protein; its protein translation is MIRRLLVADRGEVARRVFATCRLVGIETVAVYSDIDSAAPHVDEADYAVHLPGNTPSSTYLRTEALIAAAQRAGANAVHPGVGVLAEDPDFAAAVVEAGMIWVGPTPATLRALSVKTEMKQLVAEARVPVLPTFTDPETVPGFPVLIKPATGSGGVGMRVVRDASTLAEAVASTRREVGGDVFCEPYVSNVRHIEIPILADAQGSVVPFGERECSVQRRYQKIVEETPSPAVDAALREDLCRAAIVVIRALGYVGAGAVEFLLDADGKFWFLELTPTLQADHAVTECVSGYDLVRLQLLVAEGGSLPMPGPPPIRGHAIEVRICAEDPAYAWLPAAGTLHRFAVPDVAGSFRPLAQPGLRLDAGVADGSVIGMHHDPMAAKLIAWAPSRQEAARMLASALARAQVHGVVSNRDLLVRVLRHHSFRSGSIDTGFLDRHPEVFAPLLSSVDAVRLSCLAAALAGAAARRAAAPVLGSLPSGWRNVPSGSQTAVYDGPTGPVEVGYRMNRHGDLAGWWVRAVDPEELDLAGLGQAPVADEHPPIIVVQADADRVVLNVQGIRLAVLVHRVGDVSYVDSPEGSVTLREISRFPLPAPEATESSLIAPLPGAVRRVLVVPGQRVRAGELLLTLEAMKLEHPVHAPSAGVVASLPVHPGAEVDTGELLAVLDPE